The DNA sequence GAAGAAATGGAGAAGTTCACAAATACCGCATACGATCTAGGATTTATAATTCATGCCGATTTTATTATTGGATTGCCTGGAGAGACGACTGAAACGATCAAAACAACCATTAGATGGGCAAAAAGATTGAAAGCCCATTCTTATCAATTTGTTACCCCCAAAGCATATAGAAATACGCCATTATATACTTGGGCGGAAAATCATCATATAATAAAAAATGGCGAAGCTGTTATTTCTGAATTAAGTTCAAATGAATTGGATCAGTGGGTAAATCGTGCTATTAAGGAATGCCACCTGAACATTTATTATTTATACAGGATGATGCGGCGCCCTTACGAATTGGGAAGAATGATAAAGAGCGCTTGGTTTGTAATATTTAGCATCTTAAGCGGATCGAAACATTAAGAAAATAGATCAAGTCCGCCCGAACATTTTTTCGAAGTTTTCTTTTGTAAGCCTGACCATCGTCGGTCGGCCATGAGGACAAGTCAAAGGGTTCGAGGTTAAATAAAGGTCGCGGATAAGCCCTTGTATCTCTCCAATTTCTAATTTATCCCCCGCTTTTACGGCTCCGCGGCAAGCCAAATACTTGTTCATCCTCTCTTTTCTTTTTTCGGGCTGGTTCTTGTATTCTTTATCCTTGAATTCGGAGATCAAGTCGGTAAATATTTCTTTCGGCGATTCAAGGCTAATAAAAGATGGGACGGATCGCAAAATAAAAGAATCCTTGCCGAATATTTCGATATCAAAGCCCATTTCTTTTATTGTTTCAAGATTTTCTTCAACTATAATCGAGTCTAAGTGATTAAATCCTAAAGTTTCCGGGATCAATAAACTCTGGAAGCTTGAAGCCTTCCCCCTATTTGTAAGCTGATCAAAAAGTACTCTCTCGTGCGCGGCATGCTGGTCGATCAAAACAAGGTCCACACCATCTGTACATATTATAATGTAAGTGTCTATGAGTTGATATAGTGGAATTAATGGGGAGATGCCGGTTACTTCCATTGTAAGAGGAGTTGGGGTGAGGGTGATGATGCCAGTTTGGTTGTTGGTCATAGGGAATTGGTCTTGCTCAATTCTATCCAAACTACCTAGCCCAATATCCATACTGGCCTCTGGCCCCTCACCTACCCTCATTTTACCCATTGCAGCAGAAACAGCCTCTCTTACTTGACCCATCACTATTTTATTATTAAGAAACTTAACTTCCCTCTTGGAGGGATGGACATTAACATCGACTTCATTGGGTTTAATATTTATGAATAGCACGGCTATCGGATAACGGTTTGATGGGATCAAAGTTCGATATGCGTCCTCAAGAGCTCTGGACAAAAGAAAATTATTGATCGATCGATTATTTACAAAAAAGCTTTCATATCCGCGATCAATGCGGCTGATCGTTGGTTTTGAAACATATCCCGACACGTTGTCACTTTTAACTTCGATCAGATCTTTTGCGATATCGAGTCCATAAACAGAATATATTGCATCAAATAATTTCCCATTTCCCGCCGACATAAGAACTTCTTTGCCATCGACAACCAACTTAAAGGATATTTCCGGGTTCGAAAGAATAAAACGAGTAACAAGGTTTTGGATATGCCCGAGTTCAGTATAATTGCTCTTCAGAAATTTTAATCGAACAGGAATGTTATGAAAGAGGTCTTTTACTTTCATGGCCAAACCATGCCCGCTTGGATTTTGTTCGATCGTCATATTTGAAACGCTATGGATAGACGGCAATGCTTCGCCTCGGAATCCTAGGCTTTTTAGATTAAACAGGTCATCGAGCGAAGAGATTTTACTAGTCGAATGTCTTTCGAGTGCAAGT is a window from the Candidatus Saganbacteria bacterium genome containing:
- a CDS encoding DNA mismatch repair endonuclease MutL: MDKSKIKILPPDLVNKIAAGEVVERPASVVKELVENSIDAKATHITIEIQDAGKKFICVTDDGIGMAQDEIKLALERHSTSKISSLDDLFNLKSLGFRGEALPSIHSVSNMTIEQNPSGHGLAMKVKDLFHNIPVRLKFLKSNYTELGHIQNLVTRFILSNPEISFKLVVDGKEVLMSAGNGKLFDAIYSVYGLDIAKDLIEVKSDNVSGYVSKPTISRIDRGYESFFVNNRSINNFLLSRALEDAYRTLIPSNRYPIAVLFINIKPNEVDVNVHPSKREVKFLNNKIVMGQVREAVSAAMGKMRVGEGPEASMDIGLGSLDRIEQDQFPMTNNQTGIITLTPTPLTMEVTGISPLIPLYQLIDTYIIICTDGVDLVLIDQHAAHERVLFDQLTNRGKASSFQSLLIPETLGFNHLDSIIVEENLETIKEMGFDIEIFGKDSFILRSVPSFISLESPKEIFTDLISEFKDKEYKNQPEKRKERMNKYLACRGAVKAGDKLEIGEIQGLIRDLYLTSNPLTCPHGRPTMVRLTKENFEKMFGRT